Below is a genomic region from Pseudomonas frederiksbergensis.
GGCCTTCGCGTTCGGCGAGCATGGCGTTGTAGTAGTCCATCACCTCTTCCGGCTTGCCGTGCAAGGCCATGCGGCCCTTTTCCAGGAGGATCGCGGTGTCGCAGATCGACTGAATCGCCGAGCGATCATGAGACACGATCAGCAAGGTAGTCCCGGCCCGACGGAAGCTGCGGATGCGTTCGAAGCTCTTGTGCTGGAAGTAGGCGTCACCCACTGACAGCGCTTCGTCGACGATCAGGATGTCTGGCCGCCGTGCCGTGGCGACACTGAAAGCCAGCCGCATCTGCATGCCACTGGAGTAGGTGCGTACCGGGTGGTCGATGGCTTCGCCAATCTCGGCAAAACCTTCGATTTCCGGCATCAGCGCTTCGATCTCTTCGACGTGCATCCCCAGCAACTGACCGGCCATGAAGGCGTTCTGGCGGCCGGTGAAATCGGGGTGAAAGCCCATGCCCAACTCAAGCAACGCGGCAACACGCCCTTGCAGCTGGATCTGCCCGCACGTGGGTTGAGTGGTGCCGGTGATCATCTTCAGCAAGGTACTTTTACCGGCGCCGTTGACCCCGACAATGCCGACCGCTTGACCTGGCTGGATTTCAAAATCGACACCTTGCAAAACCCAGTGCAAGTGATGGCGGGACCGGGAAAACGGCACCAGCCATTCGAACAGCCGGCTCCAGCGGTTTGGATACTGTTTATAGGCCTTGCCCAGGCCACTGACGCGTATATGTCCCATCAGAGCTCGTCCACCATTTCACCGACACGCTGGCGGAAAAGCCGCAGCCCCATCACGCAGAACAGCAGGCCAATCACCAACAGCGGTGTCAGCGAACTCCAGACCGGCCATTGGTTGTAGAGAAACAGATTCTGGTAGCTGTGCATCAAGGCGGTCATGGGGTTGAGCCCTAGCAACCGTTGAATGGGTTCGGGCAGGATCGACATCGGGTAGACGATCGGTGTCAGCCAGAACCAGAACTGCAGGCAAATCCCGAAGAACTGTCCGACATCGCGGAAAAACACGTTCAGCACCCCGAGAATCATCCCCAGCCCGGCGCAGAAGATCACCTGGAGTATCAGCAGCGGCACCAGTGCCAACAACGCCATGCCGGGCAAACGCCCACTGATCAGCAAAAAGCCCAGGAACAGGCCAAGGATGATCGCAAAGTTGATCCCCGCGTTGAGCAACACGATCACAGGCAGGCAGATCCGCGGGAAGCTGATTTTTTTCAGCAGATTGGCGTTTTCCAGGAACATGTTCTGGCTGCGCAGGGTGATCTCGGAGAACAGCCCCCAGGTCAGCAGACCGGCGCAGAGGTAAACGCTGTAGGCCAGCCCGTCATCCACGCCCGGTAACCGGGCGCGCATGATCTGGGAAAAAATTACCGTGTAGACGACGATCATCGACAGCGGGTTGAGTACGGTCCAGAGCGCACCGAACAGCGAATTGCGATACCGCGACTGGAACTCTCGCTTGACGCTACCGAGGATGAAGCCCCGGTAGCTCCACAGCGAGCGATACAAATTGAGCAACATTCAGACCGTCCTGCCGTACTGATCTTCGAAGCGGACGATATCGTCCTCTCCCAGATACTCACCGCTTTGAACTTCAATGATCACCAGGTCGATCACTCCCGGGTTTTCCAGACGATGCTTGTGCCCGGCGGCAATGAAGGTGGACTCGTTTTTGGCCACCAGATGCGACCCCGAACCGTTGTTGGTGACCTTGGCCATGCCTTCGACCACCACCCAGTGTTCGTTTCGGTGGTGATGCATCTGCAGCGACAGCTTGGCGCCGGGTTTGACCACGATGCGTTTGATCTTGAAGCGCGGGCCTTCCTCCAGCACGGTGTAAGTGCCCCACGGCCGGCTGACGGTGCGGTGCAGGCGATAGCTTTCGTGTTCTTTCTCTTTGAGCTGTTTGACCACCTTGCGCACGTCTTGCGCGCGGTCGGCATGGGCCACGAGCACGGCGTCGGCGGTGTCGATGACGATCAGGTTATCCACACCCACCGTCGCGATCATACGGCCATCGCTCTGGACGAAGTTGTTGTGGCTGTCGATGAACAGCGCATCGCCGCTGGCGCGATTGTTTTGCGCGTCGGCTGGAACCAGGGCACTGACGGCGCCCCATGAACCGATGTCGCTCCAGTCGAAACCGGCGGGCACTACCACCACCTTGTCGGAGTGCTCCATCAAGGCATAGTCGATAGAGATATCGGTCATCTCGGCGAAATGTGTCGCCGACAATTCCTGTTGCAGGCAGCCGCCGGTCTCGACCGTGGCACTGGCCGCCAGGCACGCGTCGGCCTGTTCGAGCAGTTGTGGGGCGTGGGTCTGCAACTCCGTCAGCAAGGTGCCGATCGAGAAGCAGAACATGCCTGAATTCCACAGGAAGTTGCCGCTTTCCAGATAGTGTGTGGCGGTTTGCAGGTCGGGTTTTTCGACGAAGCGTGCGACCTTGGCCGCCCCTTGCTCGCCCAGTGGCTCGCCACGTTCGATATAACCGAAGCCGGTCTCCGGCGCCGTCGGGATCACACCGAAGGTCACCAGATGCCCGGCCTCGGCCAGTTTCACGGCATGCCTGGCGGCGGTCTTGAAAGCCTCTTCGTTCTGGATCAGGTGGTCTGCCGGCATCACCACCAGAATCGCTTCGTTGCCATGCAATGCCTGCAGCGACAGGGCGGCGACGGCAATGGCCGGGGCGGTGTTGCGGCCTACCGGTTCCAGCACGAAGTGGCCGCGGTGATGACCCAGATGGGCGTCCTGATAGTGATCCTTGCTTTGAAAGTAGTAGTCGCGGTTGGTCACCGTGACGATATCACCGTGTGTGCCGAGCAACCCGGCCGCGCGCTGATAGGTCTTGCCCAGCAGCGTCTGGCCATCGGGCAAGGTCATGAACGGCTTGGGATGACCTTCACGCGAAACCGGCCACAGCCGGGTTCCGGCACCCCCTGAAAGAATCACGGGAATCAGCATGGCCTACTCCTTGGCGACGCGCTTCATGTCCGCATCCATCATCATGCGGATCAGGGTCTGCAAATCTGTTTTTGGCTTCCAGCCCAACAATCGTTGCGCCTTGGCCGGATTACCCAGCAGTACGTCGACTTCGGCCGGGCGGAAAAACGCCGGGTCGATCTTCACGAAATCACGGTAATCGAGGCCGACGTGTTCGAAAGCGATCTGGCACATCTCGCGCACGGTGGTGGTCACGCCTGTGGCGACCACGAAGTCATCGGCCTTGTCCTGTTGCAGCATCAGCCACATGGCTTCGACGTAGTCGCCGGCAAAGCCCCAGTCGCGTTTGGCGTCGATGTTGCCCAGGCGCAATTCCTGCTGTTTGCCCTGTTTGATCCGTGCGGCGGCGTCGGTAACTTTGCGGGTCACGAACTCGATCCCGCGCAGCGGTGATTCGTGGTTGAACAAGATGCCGCTACTGGCATGCAGGTTGAAGCTTTCGCGGTAGTTCACGGTGATCCAGTGACCGTAGAGCTTGGCCACGCCGTACGGGCTGCGCGGATAGAACGGGGTGTTTTCGTCCTGCCGCTCGGCCTGGATCAGGCCAAACATTTCGCTGGTCGAGGCCTGGTAGAAACGGGTGTGCGGGCTGAACTGACGGATCGCTTCGAGCAGGTGGGTCACGCCCAACCCGTCGACGATCCCGGTGGTCACGGGTTGGTCCCAGGACGCGGCGACAAAGCTTTGCGCTGCCAGGTTATAGACTTCGTCGGGCGCCGACTTGATCACCGCGCGCTGCACCGAACAGGCGTCAGCCATGTCGCCGTCCAGATAGACGATGTCACCTTCGACGCCCATTTCGCGCAGACGCCAGCGCGAGTCGCTGCTGCGCCGCGCCACCAGACCGTGGACTTTATAGCCCTTGTCGAGCAGCAACTTGGCGAGGTAGGCGCCGTCTTGACCGGTGATCCCTGTGATCAATGCACTTTTTGTCATTCTTGTCGTACCCGTGACTCCCAGTCGGACAGGATCGCCCGCAAGGATTGTTGTGTTGTAAGTTCAGGCGCCCATCCTGTGGCCTGGTGCAGCTTGGCATGGCTGCCACAGACGCGACGCTGTTCTGCGCGGCGAAGGCGCGCGGGGTCTTGAATCAGTTGCATGTCGACCTGGGCCAGATCCGCCAGTTGCTCGATCAGGGCGCGGATGCTCTGTTCGACACCGGAGCAGATGTTGTAGACCTGCCCGGGCGCACCGCGTTCAAGCAATGCCAGGTAGGCGGAGACGACATCGCTGACGTCGAGAAAATCGCGTGTCACGTCGATGTCACCCACTTCCAGTTCAGGCGCTTGCAGGCCGTGCTTGATCCGGCAGATCTGCCGGGCGGCGCTGGCGATGACAAAGCTGTCCAGCTGCCCGGCACCGATGTGGTTAAAGGGGCGCGCGACCAGTACCGGCCAGCCTTCGGTCATGCCCCATTGCAGACACAGCATTTCCGCCGAGAGTTTGCTCACGGCATAGGGGTTGCGCGGGCAGGGCGGCTGGTGCTCGTCGATCGGCAAGGCGCTTTCACGAACCTGGCCGTAGACATCGCCGGAGCTGATATACAGAAAGGTGCCGTTGAAGCCTCGGGCCTTGAGGGCTTGCAGCAGATTCAGGGTACCCAGCAGGTTGACCTGAAAAGTCTTCGCCGGGTCACGAAAGGCTTCGGGGACAAAGGTTTGTCCCGCCAGGTGAATTACGGCATCAGGCAGTTGCGGCCACAGGCCGTCGAGGCTCTTGGGTTCGCAAAGATCATAACGGGATGGGACGGGCGACAATTCCCACTCCGACTCCGAAGCGTTCAGGCGAGATTGGATGTGACGTCCTACGAATCCACTGAGCCCCGTCACGAACAGACGCTTCTTCAAACAGCAGCTCCCTCAATGAGCAGACTTCGGCACCCCCAGTCTTTGCTGGGTAAACCGGAAAGCACTGGCTGCTTTCTCGGAAATGTCTAACGTGCGAAGTTGTTGTTGTTGTTGTTGTTGTTGTTGTTGTTGTTGTTGTAGTTGTTTGGTAGCCAATCTGTGCCAATTGTGCGGCAATTTCAACAGGTCCCACCGTGACCGGTCAGTTCTCGTCAGCGTAGCCTGATTTATTCTCGCCGGACGGTTCACGAATCCCCAGCGGATGTGTTTAGAATGCCCTTCATCACGATTGCCCAGCGATCAGCATGGCGGTTATCTGACCAGGCGAAGCTGACCACTAAAACAAGAATGCAGGCGGGCATGCAGACGATGGGCGAGC
It encodes:
- a CDS encoding mannose-1-phosphate guanylyltransferase/mannose-6-phosphate isomerase, encoding MLIPVILSGGAGTRLWPVSREGHPKPFMTLPDGQTLLGKTYQRAAGLLGTHGDIVTVTNRDYYFQSKDHYQDAHLGHHRGHFVLEPVGRNTAPAIAVAALSLQALHGNEAILVVMPADHLIQNEEAFKTAARHAVKLAEAGHLVTFGVIPTAPETGFGYIERGEPLGEQGAAKVARFVEKPDLQTATHYLESGNFLWNSGMFCFSIGTLLTELQTHAPQLLEQADACLAASATVETGGCLQQELSATHFAEMTDISIDYALMEHSDKVVVVPAGFDWSDIGSWGAVSALVPADAQNNRASGDALFIDSHNNFVQSDGRMIATVGVDNLIVIDTADAVLVAHADRAQDVRKVVKQLKEKEHESYRLHRTVSRPWGTYTVLEEGPRFKIKRIVVKPGAKLSLQMHHHRNEHWVVVEGMAKVTNNGSGSHLVAKNESTFIAAGHKHRLENPGVIDLVIIEVQSGEYLGEDDIVRFEDQYGRTV
- a CDS encoding GDP-mannose 4,6-dehydratase, which encodes MKKRLFVTGLSGFVGRHIQSRLNASESEWELSPVPSRYDLCEPKSLDGLWPQLPDAVIHLAGQTFVPEAFRDPAKTFQVNLLGTLNLLQALKARGFNGTFLYISSGDVYGQVRESALPIDEHQPPCPRNPYAVSKLSAEMLCLQWGMTEGWPVLVARPFNHIGAGQLDSFVIASAARQICRIKHGLQAPELEVGDIDVTRDFLDVSDVVSAYLALLERGAPGQVYNICSGVEQSIRALIEQLADLAQVDMQLIQDPARLRRAEQRRVCGSHAKLHQATGWAPELTTQQSLRAILSDWESRVRQE
- the gmd gene encoding GDP-mannose 4,6-dehydratase; its protein translation is MTKSALITGITGQDGAYLAKLLLDKGYKVHGLVARRSSDSRWRLREMGVEGDIVYLDGDMADACSVQRAVIKSAPDEVYNLAAQSFVAASWDQPVTTGIVDGLGVTHLLEAIRQFSPHTRFYQASTSEMFGLIQAERQDENTPFYPRSPYGVAKLYGHWITVNYRESFNLHASSGILFNHESPLRGIEFVTRKVTDAAARIKQGKQQELRLGNIDAKRDWGFAGDYVEAMWLMLQQDKADDFVVATGVTTTVREMCQIAFEHVGLDYRDFVKIDPAFFRPAEVDVLLGNPAKAQRLLGWKPKTDLQTLIRMMMDADMKRVAKE
- a CDS encoding ABC transporter permease; translation: MLLNLYRSLWSYRGFILGSVKREFQSRYRNSLFGALWTVLNPLSMIVVYTVIFSQIMRARLPGVDDGLAYSVYLCAGLLTWGLFSEITLRSQNMFLENANLLKKISFPRICLPVIVLLNAGINFAIILGLFLGFLLISGRLPGMALLALVPLLILQVIFCAGLGMILGVLNVFFRDVGQFFGICLQFWFWLTPIVYPMSILPEPIQRLLGLNPMTALMHSYQNLFLYNQWPVWSSLTPLLVIGLLFCVMGLRLFRQRVGEMVDEL
- a CDS encoding ABC transporter ATP-binding protein, which translates into the protein MGHIRVSGLGKAYKQYPNRWSRLFEWLVPFSRSRHHLHWVLQGVDFEIQPGQAVGIVGVNGAGKSTLLKMITGTTQPTCGQIQLQGRVAALLELGMGFHPDFTGRQNAFMAGQLLGMHVEEIEALMPEIEGFAEIGEAIDHPVRTYSSGMQMRLAFSVATARRPDILIVDEALSVGDAYFQHKSFERIRSFRRAGTTLLIVSHDRSAIQSICDTAILLEKGRMALHGKPEEVMDYYNAMLAEREGQIVRQEMLANGQVQTISGTGEATIHSVRLLDQRQRSVEVAEVGQPMVLEVQVDIRQDIERLVLGFLIKDRLGQAMYGINTHRLEQALTGLSAGERVTYRFAFPMRLGKGNYSVALSLSRLDSHLDRNFEWRDYGLVFHVINNRQEDFVGCSWLEAQTSITRSSATPVEPITPETAP